A genomic window from Silene latifolia isolate original U9 population chromosome 11, ASM4854445v1, whole genome shotgun sequence includes:
- the LOC141612512 gene encoding branched-chain-amino-acid aminotransferase 3, chloroplastic-like translates to MKDGPDRMCMPYRSVVQFGNVVEQTALANQRWIRPPGKGSLYLRPLILGTGSILGLTQAPEYTFLIYTTPVSNYLKDGVNSQLSQSNNAYSLMQFL, encoded by the exons ATGAAAGACGGGCCTGATAGAATGTGCATGCCTTACCGTTCTGTTGTTCAATTTGGTAATGTTGTCGAACAGACTGCTCTTGCTAACCAGCGTTGG ATTCGTCCGCCAGGAAAGGGGTCCTTATACCTAAGACCTTTGATCCTAGGAACAGGATCGATCCTTGGGCTAACTCAGGCGCCAGAATACACATTTCTCATCTACACTACTCCTGTCAGCAACTATTTGAAA GATGGAGTTAACTCCCAGTTGAGTCAGAGTAACAACGCGTACAGCCTGATGCAATTTTTGTGA
- the LOC141612511 gene encoding uncharacterized protein LOC141612511: protein MQERILTVRRSFPNKQKTTIATLSKKKPHNTIQDEKYILKVTIPEPSLDKVNAYLGCSNCGKGTNTPAGNIYSCTNCSTCDAISSPRVTLNCQVTDGTGNLAITAFTTNAEKILRMQAPDIFRMKHTEDNATFESIRNLLKTSPITIEVGPTTTLAINNVLQWALKDVENNYLQNPTEAAESAKEKEAMDLAEHNNSHKNSSESTECSNNTHKHDISNKARMTEKATAITNAPASPQEQPETEILTTEKDTQKLIQIKIEGAKKANPNVTAPNTEGSNPNNQRKITSPNT from the exons ATGCAGGAACGCATTCTAACTGTACGACGCTCATTCCCAAACAAACAGAAGACAACAATTGCAACACTCTCCAAAAAAAAG CCACATAACACAATTCAAGATGAGAAGTATATCCTGAAAGTTACAATACCTGAACCAAGCTTGGACAAAGTTAATGCATACCTGGGTTGCTCCAACTGCGGGAAAGGCACAAATACACCGGCAGGAAACATTTACAGCTGCACAAACTGTTCAACATGCGATGCTATTTCATCACCTAG GGTGACTCTCAACTGTCAAGTTACTGATGGCACGGGAAACTTAGCAATCACAGCATTCACAACTAATGCAGAGAAGATTTTACGTATGCAGGCACCCGACATTTTCAGAATGAAACACACG GAGGATAATGCAACATTTGAATCAATTAGAAATCTGCTAAAAACATCTCCAATCACGATCGAAGTAGGACCAACTACAACACTTGCGATTAACAACGTTCTACAATGGGCATTAAAGGACGTGGAGAACAACTACCTACAAAACCCAACAGAAGCTGCAGAAAGCGCCAAAGAAAAAGAAGCAATGGATCTCGCTGAACACAACAACTCACACAAAAATTCCAGTGAGAGCACAGAATGCTCCAACAACACACACAAACATGATATCAGCAACAAAGCAAGAATGACTGAGAAAGCAACTGCAATTACAAATGCACCAGCCAGCCCACAAGAACAGCCTGAAACAGAAATTCTGACTACCGAAAAAGACACGCAAAAACTGATTCAGATAAAAATTGAAGGCGCGAAGAAAGCAAATCCAAATGTTACTGCTCCAAATACTGAAGGAAGCAATCCTAACAACCAGCGGAAGATCACTTCACCAAACACTTAA
- the LOC141612513 gene encoding F-box/FBD/LRR-repeat protein At1g13780-like isoform X1 — MMAFLDIIVAKFYGLYPKEVTKIVDNNRRESVQVHDAHKIEYRKLVQIPVSLAVEDQPMEDRISVLPDEILSYILAHLTLRDAVRMSTLSRSWKNLYLPYLDLDWRVMSGCKVPFHMKKCENYKQQFIESVDQVLQLYKDINITKFRFSFCYNKRYSTDVDKWINFAAEKDLECLKLEFICIDRKSSIIYLERDELYVICTSFLTRFRDLRNLRLDFCILKIYGDFSFKRLVKLDLNYVVLDGAQWQCFLSEASSVEWLRLRNCNLPEKFCIGYNLWSLNFLMIDSCPDVREIDINSRNLKSLEFIGEVIANFSSLNAPRLENVYVYPLEKEIYDAQYFLENLARRSSGVVTLFLEGTYSVISKLPTQSGTLFQSVLQLNLSLEEDVSNFDLEKVLPRVLKAFPLLQKFSVQLPMMINYFKRHNIPGKIQVDNFNANLKEVELGGFEPDWLFFASYLLRSCPLLDQMVINKIGKRYVGCGSWKVYVNDAWFNLRDSVQISAALKGKAVSPTARLIISDVRNCNYLTPSLSSLLDIDLNVEPSRIPFDLSSSDPSRFSNTIVTCTRHGLLRVKKEKGN, encoded by the exons ATGATGGCTTTCTTGGATATAATTGTAGCTAAATTTTATGGACTTTATCCTAAAGAAGTTACAAAGATAGTTGACAACAACCGTAGGGAATCTGTTCAG GTGCATGATGCTCACAAGATTGAGTATAGAAAGCTTGTCCAAATTCCAGTTTCTCTGGCTGTGGAAGATCAGCCTATGGAAGATCGCATAAGTGTACTCCCAGATGAGATCTTGTCGTATATTCTTGCACATTTGACATTACGAGATGCTGTGAGAATGAGTACATTATCTAGAAGTTGGAAAAATTTGTATTTGCCATACCTTGACTTGGATTGGCGTGTAATGTCTGGTTGTAAAGTTCCATTTCACATGAAGAAATGTGAGAACTACAAGCAACAATTCATAGAGAGTGTGGATCAGGTCTTGCAGCTTTACAAGGATATAAACATCACAAAGTTTCGCTTTTCATTCTGTTACAATAAGCGATATTCTACTGATGTAGATAAGTGGATCAACTTTGCTGCTGAAAAGGACTTAGAGTGTCTTAAGCTTGAGTTTATCTGCATAGATAGAAAATCTTCCATAATATACCTGGAGCGTGATGAGCTGTATGTCATTTGCACTTCATTCCTTACCCGATTCCGTGATTTGAGGAACCTGCGTCTAGACTTCTGCATCTTGAAGATATATGGTGACTTCAGCTTTAAGAGATTGGTGAAGCTTGATCTAAATTATGTGGTTCTAGACGGGGCCCAATGGCAGTGTTTTCTCTCTGAAGCTTCGTCTGTTGAATGGTTACGATTAAGAAACTGTAACCTTCCTGAAAAGTTCTGCATCGGTTATAATTTATGGTCTTTGAACTTTCTGATGATTGACAGTTGTCCAGATGTGCGGGAAATTGATATTAATTCCAGGAACCTGAAAAGTCTTGAGTTTATTGGTGAAGTAATAGCGAATTTCTCCTCCTTGAATGCTCCGAGGTTGGAGAATGTGTATGTATATCCTTTGGAAAAGGAGATTTATGATGCACAATATTTCTTAGAAAACCTTGCTCGTCGTTCCTCTGGCGTTGTCACTCTATTCCTCGAAGGAACATATTCTGTG ATAAGTAAGCTACCCACCCAATCTGGCACATTATTTCAAAGCGTTTTGCAATTGAACCTATCTCTCGAAGAAGATGTTTCTAACTTTGATTTGGAAAAAGTGCTTCCTAGAGTTCTTAAAGCTTTTCCATTGTTGCAGAAGTTTTCTGTGCAG CTGCCAATGATGATTAACTATTTCAAACGGCATAATATTCCAGGGAAGATACAAGTAGACAATTTCAATGCGAATCTAAAGGAGGTGGAGTTGGGTGGTTTTGAACCAGATTGGTTATTTTTTGCTAGCTATTTGTTGAGGAGTTGTCCCTTACTTGACCAAATGGTGATCAACAAAATAGGAAAGCGTTATGTCGGTTGTGGATCGTGGAAGGTATATGTTAATGATGCATGGTTTAATTTGCGAGATTCAGTGCAAATTTCTGCGGCATTGAAGGGAAAGGCTGTATCACCCACTGCACGGTTGATCATAAGTGATGTTAGGAATTGCAATTACCTAACACCTAGCTTAAGTTCATTATTGGATATTGATTTAAATGTGGAGCCTTCACGAATCCCGTTTGATTTATCTTCTTCGGACCCTTCGCGGTTCAGTAATACTATTGTAACATGTACAAGACATGGGTTGTTGAGAGTAAAAAAAGAGAAGGGGAACTGA
- the LOC141612513 gene encoding F-box/FBD/LRR-repeat protein At1g13780-like isoform X2 translates to MEDRISVLPDEILSYILAHLTLRDAVRMSTLSRSWKNLYLPYLDLDWRVMSGCKVPFHMKKCENYKQQFIESVDQVLQLYKDINITKFRFSFCYNKRYSTDVDKWINFAAEKDLECLKLEFICIDRKSSIIYLERDELYVICTSFLTRFRDLRNLRLDFCILKIYGDFSFKRLVKLDLNYVVLDGAQWQCFLSEASSVEWLRLRNCNLPEKFCIGYNLWSLNFLMIDSCPDVREIDINSRNLKSLEFIGEVIANFSSLNAPRLENVYVYPLEKEIYDAQYFLENLARRSSGVVTLFLEGTYSVISKLPTQSGTLFQSVLQLNLSLEEDVSNFDLEKVLPRVLKAFPLLQKFSVQLPMMINYFKRHNIPGKIQVDNFNANLKEVELGGFEPDWLFFASYLLRSCPLLDQMVINKIGKRYVGCGSWKVYVNDAWFNLRDSVQISAALKGKAVSPTARLIISDVRNCNYLTPSLSSLLDIDLNVEPSRIPFDLSSSDPSRFSNTIVTCTRHGLLRVKKEKGN, encoded by the exons ATGGAAGATCGCATAAGTGTACTCCCAGATGAGATCTTGTCGTATATTCTTGCACATTTGACATTACGAGATGCTGTGAGAATGAGTACATTATCTAGAAGTTGGAAAAATTTGTATTTGCCATACCTTGACTTGGATTGGCGTGTAATGTCTGGTTGTAAAGTTCCATTTCACATGAAGAAATGTGAGAACTACAAGCAACAATTCATAGAGAGTGTGGATCAGGTCTTGCAGCTTTACAAGGATATAAACATCACAAAGTTTCGCTTTTCATTCTGTTACAATAAGCGATATTCTACTGATGTAGATAAGTGGATCAACTTTGCTGCTGAAAAGGACTTAGAGTGTCTTAAGCTTGAGTTTATCTGCATAGATAGAAAATCTTCCATAATATACCTGGAGCGTGATGAGCTGTATGTCATTTGCACTTCATTCCTTACCCGATTCCGTGATTTGAGGAACCTGCGTCTAGACTTCTGCATCTTGAAGATATATGGTGACTTCAGCTTTAAGAGATTGGTGAAGCTTGATCTAAATTATGTGGTTCTAGACGGGGCCCAATGGCAGTGTTTTCTCTCTGAAGCTTCGTCTGTTGAATGGTTACGATTAAGAAACTGTAACCTTCCTGAAAAGTTCTGCATCGGTTATAATTTATGGTCTTTGAACTTTCTGATGATTGACAGTTGTCCAGATGTGCGGGAAATTGATATTAATTCCAGGAACCTGAAAAGTCTTGAGTTTATTGGTGAAGTAATAGCGAATTTCTCCTCCTTGAATGCTCCGAGGTTGGAGAATGTGTATGTATATCCTTTGGAAAAGGAGATTTATGATGCACAATATTTCTTAGAAAACCTTGCTCGTCGTTCCTCTGGCGTTGTCACTCTATTCCTCGAAGGAACATATTCTGTG ATAAGTAAGCTACCCACCCAATCTGGCACATTATTTCAAAGCGTTTTGCAATTGAACCTATCTCTCGAAGAAGATGTTTCTAACTTTGATTTGGAAAAAGTGCTTCCTAGAGTTCTTAAAGCTTTTCCATTGTTGCAGAAGTTTTCTGTGCAG CTGCCAATGATGATTAACTATTTCAAACGGCATAATATTCCAGGGAAGATACAAGTAGACAATTTCAATGCGAATCTAAAGGAGGTGGAGTTGGGTGGTTTTGAACCAGATTGGTTATTTTTTGCTAGCTATTTGTTGAGGAGTTGTCCCTTACTTGACCAAATGGTGATCAACAAAATAGGAAAGCGTTATGTCGGTTGTGGATCGTGGAAGGTATATGTTAATGATGCATGGTTTAATTTGCGAGATTCAGTGCAAATTTCTGCGGCATTGAAGGGAAAGGCTGTATCACCCACTGCACGGTTGATCATAAGTGATGTTAGGAATTGCAATTACCTAACACCTAGCTTAAGTTCATTATTGGATATTGATTTAAATGTGGAGCCTTCACGAATCCCGTTTGATTTATCTTCTTCGGACCCTTCGCGGTTCAGTAATACTATTGTAACATGTACAAGACATGGGTTGTTGAGAGTAAAAAAAGAGAAGGGGAACTGA
- the LOC141612513 gene encoding F-box/LRR-repeat protein At3g03360-like isoform X3 translates to MMAFLDIIVAKFYGLYPKEVTKIVDNNRRESVQVHDAHKIEYRKLVQIPVSLAVEDQPMEDRISVLPDEILSYILAHLTLRDAVRMSTLSRSWKNLYLPYLDLDWRVMSGCKVPFHMKKCENYKQQFIESVDQVLQLYKDINITKFRFSFCYNKRYSTDVDKWINFAAEKDLECLKLEFICIDRKSSIIYLERDELYVICTSFLTRFRDLRNLRLDFCILKIYGDFSFKRLVKLDLNYVVLDGAQWQCFLSEASSVEWLRLRNCNLPEKFCIGYNLWSLNFLMIDSCPDVREIDINSRNLKSLEFIGEVIANFSSLNAPRLENVYVYPLEKEIYDAQYFLENLARRSSGVVTLFLEGTYSVISKLPTQSGTLFQSVLQLNLSLEEDVSNFDLEKVLPRVLKAFPLLQKFSVQGRYK, encoded by the exons ATGATGGCTTTCTTGGATATAATTGTAGCTAAATTTTATGGACTTTATCCTAAAGAAGTTACAAAGATAGTTGACAACAACCGTAGGGAATCTGTTCAG GTGCATGATGCTCACAAGATTGAGTATAGAAAGCTTGTCCAAATTCCAGTTTCTCTGGCTGTGGAAGATCAGCCTATGGAAGATCGCATAAGTGTACTCCCAGATGAGATCTTGTCGTATATTCTTGCACATTTGACATTACGAGATGCTGTGAGAATGAGTACATTATCTAGAAGTTGGAAAAATTTGTATTTGCCATACCTTGACTTGGATTGGCGTGTAATGTCTGGTTGTAAAGTTCCATTTCACATGAAGAAATGTGAGAACTACAAGCAACAATTCATAGAGAGTGTGGATCAGGTCTTGCAGCTTTACAAGGATATAAACATCACAAAGTTTCGCTTTTCATTCTGTTACAATAAGCGATATTCTACTGATGTAGATAAGTGGATCAACTTTGCTGCTGAAAAGGACTTAGAGTGTCTTAAGCTTGAGTTTATCTGCATAGATAGAAAATCTTCCATAATATACCTGGAGCGTGATGAGCTGTATGTCATTTGCACTTCATTCCTTACCCGATTCCGTGATTTGAGGAACCTGCGTCTAGACTTCTGCATCTTGAAGATATATGGTGACTTCAGCTTTAAGAGATTGGTGAAGCTTGATCTAAATTATGTGGTTCTAGACGGGGCCCAATGGCAGTGTTTTCTCTCTGAAGCTTCGTCTGTTGAATGGTTACGATTAAGAAACTGTAACCTTCCTGAAAAGTTCTGCATCGGTTATAATTTATGGTCTTTGAACTTTCTGATGATTGACAGTTGTCCAGATGTGCGGGAAATTGATATTAATTCCAGGAACCTGAAAAGTCTTGAGTTTATTGGTGAAGTAATAGCGAATTTCTCCTCCTTGAATGCTCCGAGGTTGGAGAATGTGTATGTATATCCTTTGGAAAAGGAGATTTATGATGCACAATATTTCTTAGAAAACCTTGCTCGTCGTTCCTCTGGCGTTGTCACTCTATTCCTCGAAGGAACATATTCTGTG ATAAGTAAGCTACCCACCCAATCTGGCACATTATTTCAAAGCGTTTTGCAATTGAACCTATCTCTCGAAGAAGATGTTTCTAACTTTGATTTGGAAAAAGTGCTTCCTAGAGTTCTTAAAGCTTTTCCATTGTTGCAGAAGTTTTCTGTGCAG GGAAGATACAAGTAG
- the LOC141615422 gene encoding heavy metal-associated isoprenylated plant protein 21-like, producing MGALDYLANFCTVTPIRRKRKPLQTVEIKVKMDCDGCERKVKNAVSSLKGVRSVEISRKQSKVTVTGHVDPKKVLKKIKDTGKKRAEFWPYIEHNLVAYPYVAGAYDKRAPSGYVRDVVQAYPTYHLPQENISTLFNDDNPNACTIM from the exons ATGGGTGCACTCGACTACCTTGCCAACTTTTGCACTGTCACCCCAATAAGGCGCAAACGCAAACCATTGCAG ACGGTTGAGATCAAAGTGAAAATGGATTGCGATGGTTGTGAACGCAAAGTTAAAAATGCCGTCTCCTCTCTAAAAG GTGTAAGATCGGTAGAAATAAGCCGGAAGCAAAGCAAGGTGACAGTAACAGGACATGTTGATCCAAAGAAGGTATTGAAGAAAATAAAGGACACGGGGAAGAAAAGAGCAGAGTTTTGGCCATATATTGAACATAATTTAGTAGCATATCCATATGTTGCCGGAGCATATGATAAAAGAGCACCTTCTGGTTATGTAAGAGATGTTGTTCAAGCTTATCCTACTTATCATTTACCTCAAGAGAATATCTCTACTCTTTTTAATGATGATAACCCTAATGCTTGTACAATTATGTAA